The sequence ATTGGTGCGTTGGCCATGTAAGGATTGTTTAAAACTGTGCACGGCGCCAACTTGTATGTGCGATGGCGACCAGTTGCTGACAGATAGCGTATTTGAAAGTTCGCCaaccaccattttaattaaaaaaacatcaaatcatTGACAGAAATGTAAAACAAAGAGCGGAAAAGTCGCCTGACCTTGAAGATTTTTTGCTGATGTGACGATTTTAGTTCACTTTAATGTAAGCcgcgtttacttggtggtagggctttgtgcaagcccgtctgggtaggtaccacccactcatcagatattctactgccaaataacagtacactgtattgttgtgttccggttagaagggtgagtgagccagtgtaatcacaggcacaagggacataacatcttagttcccaaggttggtggcgcataggtgatggaaggaatggttaatatttcttacagcgcctttgtctatgggcggtggtgaccacttaccatcaggtggcccatatgctcgtccgccaaccaatgccataaaaaaaagacctTCGTTCTAAAAAGTTGGAAACATGCCCAAACTCCTCATATTTACAGTAATGATTATGGTCGAATTTTGACAAAAGGGTTGGTTGTATTTAGccataaattaagtacatttgtAGCCTACCAAACTTGCTAACGAATGATAGAGATTGTTAACTATTCTATAATCCATTCAGGACTCCAGAACCAGAGGAGCAACAGAGATTCTTCGTCGAAGAGCTCGTGCAGGAGATCCACACGCACACCGAGCTGATGCTGTCTCCAGAGATGTTCGTCACCAAAATGAAGCTCATCGAAGCCGCTAAGCTGTTCCGTATGCAGTACAGGTAGATTTTAAGTTATTCCTAGATAACCCTACCCTTCGCTGACGTAGCAACCCAAGTGTGGTCCATAATTAATATTGGTTAATGTATTCCTTGCAGCCACGCCCCCCACGAGCTGTACACATACATGCGACGTTGCTTGGCCCTGGAAATGGAGGTGATCCAGAGTGCTATGGGAACGCCGTATATAGCTCAGCCGCAGACAGAGAGGAAGTATAGTGAGGTAAGTTATaaacaatgttaataatatacctTAGTCTCGCTTTCTTTTAGCTCGGTGGTTGAGCTTCGTGCAagatctgggtaggtacccagtCATCGTgaactctaccgccaaacagtaacaGTATCTttgcgtaactacaggcacaagggtcgtaacatcttagctccctaTATTAGTGGTGCGTTGgcgatggatggatggatggatggataaggattgtttaaaattacgtatggcgctaatgtctatgggcggtggtgaccagttCCTGTCAGGTAACATATTTGAAAGAGCGCCcacagttttaatttaaaaaaaaaatataccaaggCATTGTCCACACGTCTATGGagacacaattaaaataaaaaggggCGTCTACTAATGTACGCGCGCTTCAAAAGTCGTAACTTTTTcggtgtaaataaaaattctatttaattacGTGCAAATAATTCAtacgtattgaataatattagtcATTAtggttaatgtatttataaatctaattttctCACTAGGGGCCATTCGTTTATTACGTAAGAAGATTTAGGGGGGGGGGGTCGACCATGTCTTGTGTTTTCTTACAAGGGAGTGGGAAGGAGTCTCaatagttcttacgtaagataaaaaaaatgcgcaaagttaaaattatttgaaaattgttcGATTGTAGAGGTTCGCTCGGGTGCGTGTAGGTATAAAGCATTTTTTCCATTTCCACGAAAACGAGCAGgccaaaaaataaagattattagtacctttgaaatttttaattaaaaataaaccaaacgtgtATTCATGTTTTtctttagattcttacgtaataaatattaaacaagggAGAGTGGGGCGGgctattcttattttttcttataatagtgGGGGAGGGGTTCAAAAATAAGCGACAACAgccttacgtaataaatgaatggctcCCCACAACTATAACACCCGctcacaaatttaaacattcgcaatttaagtttgtaataaaataaacattgtaacatAAGATGAGGTGTGAAGTTATCTATTTTGAGCGGCCCTTAAATATTTACTCTCATCATATACCATGACAAGTAtaacttcaaaattaaaaagataatacgTCCCGCGCGATTTCCTAAAGAATGGTCACCTTAAGGAGATAGTCCTAATCACATTGGTATCGTTTCAGCTCATAACAGGTCTTCAGACAGTGCGTCAGAAGGTGAACATGGCGAGCGAGGAGATAAGAAGCCTCCAGGCGAACATCGAGTCGTTCTCCCTCCAATATCACGAGTGTCTGAAGAATAAAGGTCAGGTTCTATTGACTTAACCAACGATAGTTACTGAAGAAACAGCTCCGGCTTAATCCGGAGCCGCGTAAGGGCTTCTGTGGTTCCATTGTCGTACCATTGTATATGGTCATGATTCATGAATAACCGGTTAGTTTAGGTTAGAGGGTCATTTAAGCATATTTTAAGGGGGGGGGAATAAGGTTTATGTGCATGTATTTTGTCCTATATGAGACTTTTTCGAAATTGACTGATAGTAGATTATTTGTGTTTGATATATACactaaaatacttaaaacagtGGTTACCTTCAATTCGATTCAAGTTTAGTGCGTATGAAGGAAATGGGAATACGTCTAAAGGAGCCCAAAGTCTGTATCTCtatatgtcattaaaatatgttttttttttccaggTCACATAAATTATCTCCAGCAGTCCGGACCGATGACGAACGAGCGACGGGAACTAGAAGCCTGTCTCAGGGTCCAGATTGAGGAAATGGAGAGGAAATTGAACGCTCTGGTAATATACTATGATACCTTATCAGTCTAGCGTATGGATTCGGTGTGAGATACTTTAAGAGTGAATATAATAGTAGTATACATAGCACCGTATATGTTATAGCCAGgaggtgagccgagatggcccagtggttagaacgcgtgcatcttaaccgatgatttcgggttcaaacccaggcaggcaccactgaatttccatgtgcttaatttgtgtttataattcatctcgtgctcggcggtgaaggaaaacaccgtgaggaaacctgcatgtgtctaatttcaacgaaattctgccacatgtgtattccgccaaccggcattggagcagcgtggtggattatgctccgaaccttctcctcaaatggagaggaggcctttatcccagcagtgggatatttacgggctgctaatgctaaatagcTAGGGGTGTGAAGGGCTTAAGACCAAATACTATAATCGAATCTAATCACAAGAGTCCaaaagccaaaataaaataaaaatggatataagtggttaagtgtaatagtgttgtattataaataaagatatattaaccataaactctcagtagtgcacaatatagctgagttattagcgaatcgcatgaaatacgtaaatctaaggtttgtttatctttattcctaattccattggaataagctatatatatgtcaccgtaagtTCACAAAAATCGTTTGATTACAATATGACGAgacagattgtaaactgtcgaaatattgtgaactgtgaaatatgattggaatttaacgcattatttttcgctatGTTGTAATCTGTCGAAGTCAAACTGTTATATTACAATCTGTCCCCTGATTGGCCGGTCTTATTGTAAGAGCGACCAATCATACGTCACCGTTACTATTCCGTAGCTTACAATCTATCGAagtaaatttcagttaaattgtaaaaactctaacctaaacgatattatgaactatcgaaattatttatattttattgcaaatttaatAAACGTTCACAATCTATTACAATTGCgcaaaatagattataatcgaACGGTAATATGGCGGATGCCGGGGTGGCGGGGGGCACATAACGTTCCACCAATCAGCGAGCGAGATGCATTCCGTTCTACGTCAGTTCACAATTTGCCCGCTTCCCATcgatagattacaatatagcgaaaaataatgcgttaatgcgctgccaaccttgggaactaagatgctatgtcctttgtgcctgtagttacactggctcactcacccttcaaaccggaacacaacgatactgagtatcgctgattggcggtagaatatctgatgagtgggtggtacctaccaagacgggcttgcacaaagccctaccaccaagtataggTCGGGTTTGCAAAATCgttttgaaaataaacacaaatgaataaGGGATGCcatgaatatgttttaattaatacgaaattatttatatattctaatagaGTTGGTATCCATTACAATCACAAAAAACAAAGCGCCATCAAAAACAATAACAGCTGCTCTCCTTAAATATAAACGTGCAAAATGAAATTTGTcctaaataattgtttgtttaaacaCTGAAAGCAATTTCTTGTATCAGTATGTAAGTCGTACACTATACAGggtgttaaattttattgatatacaaaTGTATGTTGTTTCCAGGTGGCCCAGATCAACCAGTCGCAGATGGAACTCGTTGATCacatgaaggaaaatatcaccAATCTCAGACAATTGCAGAGTCAAGTATTGGACGAGGAGCTGATCAAGTGAGTTTATTGTATTGTTGGTGTCGTAAGCAGGATCCttctctctcactctaacccacagcgtataatcaataaaagatttcattaataaataacctctTCTAACATCatcatttaatatgtatatatatttacttggtggtagggttttgggcaagcccgtctgggtaggtaccactcactcatcagatctACCACCAAACGGCTGTACTCACTATCGTTGTGtctcggtttgaagagtgagtgagccagtgtaactatagacacaagggacgtaacatcttggttcccaagtttggtggcgcattggtgttgtaaggaatggttaatatttcttacaacgcattgtctatgggcggtggtgaccacttaccatcaggcgtttgctcgtccgcctatcgatatcattaaaaataaaaatacaattaaagtaataactTAAGCTTATCTCGTGTTAAAcaagttcaatattaaatagttcaacttagattggtaagttatcacttctgtcgtgCGTTTGAaaagtttgtatataatgttttttgtcACTAGATGGAAACGCGAACAGCAACTCAGCGGCAATGGTGTCCCGATGCAGTCGAATTTAAACACGATACAAGAATGGTGCGAGCTGCTGGCCGACCTCATATGGAGCACGAGGCAGCAGGTCAGCAACGTCGCCCGGATCAACAGCAAGACTATAGCGGAACTGAGGCAGGCGCATCTCGCCGAAATGTTGGACGACATGAGCAAACAGGTAtgatcccactgctgggctattgAGTGTGGTAATCTGATATAACGTAATGGGAGGGGGGCTCCTTCCGAACAAGTCCCTTAGTCGAGTTTTAACTCAGCGGTATCGGTAATTATATGTCCCCGTGGCTGTATGATTAAGTGTGTCTGGTCCGGTGGTATACCGCAATGACTGACTGCTTTATTTAATGCCATAATGATACACTAGGTGGCGTTAGTAGTTTCacgttgtatattttattgtctataCTAAACTAGATAGAACTGAGACTTCGCACGCTTGGAATGGTTCGTGACGTAAATGCTTTAAGAACTTGTTTACAACATCATCTAGAACATAACCCCCTCCAATGATAACAAAAGTGGGTTCGTGGTTGGTGaccaatttcatcaaaatcggttcagtagctTAGCCGGGAAAGAACAGacagatatttttttgcatttataatattagtacggattacattgtttttcatttatattaagtagGCTGTCCTCGGTGCAAGCcttaggtaggtaccacccattcatcagatactctaccgccaaacaatagtactcagtattagtgagtgagccagtgtaactacaagtacgagggacttaacatcttatttcccaaagttgctgacgcattggcgatgtaaggaatggttaatatttctatcagcgccattgtctgtgggtaGTGATGAGCacttaagtggtcaccagcacACCACCATTTTTCCTACATTTTATACGATCGACAATGCGACCCAGacattaggaactaagatgtcatattGTGTCTCTAGTAACTCACCACTCGACATTTAAATTGGAACCCAAAACACTCGACATTTAAgtttataccctgtacaagatagctcgatctttttgacagaagtaattttttctgatcgacataactttgcaatgacgaacgtattattttcttaatttaatgattttaaaaattgtaaaaatattaaaaaaatacatataatacaaaagttcctaaagattcaagcggtatccgaaaattttaagacattttctattatatatcatatatcatgagtcgagatggcccagtggttagaacgcgtgcatcttaaccgatgatttcgggttcaaacccaggcaggcactgaaatttcatgtgcttaatttgtgtatataattcatctcgtgctcggcggtgaaggaaaacatcgtgaggaaacctgcatgtgtctaatttcaacgaaattctgccacatgtgtattccgccaacccgcattggagcagcgtggtggaatatgctccaaaccttctcctcaaacgagaggaggcctttatcccagcagtgggacatttacgggctgctaatgataatgatgatacgagtatattattgcttcaaagtaaaatttaaatagaaacactggcaataatagacgcttgtacgatgttacatcggtcggacggtagggacgcgaataacaggcagtaagtGCTACAAAtgtcgattacaaaaatccttattaaagatcattgttaagttattgttacctTTTgattggggtctctttagctggtataactctttttagaaaaattttgttatttttttttttaaattctaatttgaatcacgcattccatcgttccatcgactgttatgtatgttatattttctgtttctcatcactcgcccgtctgtcaaaaagatcaagctgacttgaacagggtatagaaGGAGAACTCGTCAAATAGATAAGATAAATAGCGCACCAGGCGCACATTTTTTGCGCACATGTGCGTTGACGCCAATCGTTGAATCGTTTTCCAGGTGACGAGTTTGCTGTCGACATTGGTGACCTCTACGTTTGTTATCGAGAAACAACCGCCCCAAGTGATGAAGACCAACACTCGGTGAGTCCAAATCTGTGACACTGGCTGTCGAccgcgacttcgctcgcgttttacgggttggttgtcatgtatAACGCATCAAAAGAAGCCTATATTTTCCCTTGGACCTATACCTGTCCTCTACAGTCGTTTGGTTGTgttgatacaagattatacagatgataagaaacgtggagttaatacttgttgacttccaggcgggatgtattacatacatatataattgtatttaactaacatgactgtatttttagacgtcgAAAAAGAgcaactgctgagtttcttgccggttcttctcggtatcgGATTTTACgttacgaaccggtggtagcttcacttaataaagttcaaatgaagtgttaggcataaaaattaGCCTGTCCtgccttggagttcaagctccaaaatttcgtcaaatttggttcagtgacCATGAAagcgcaacagacagacagagttactttcgcatttagtaatattagtatagattgacaTCCTTCCGTCAGATATTGAAGGTCAAAGGCGCCATTTGAGAGAGAGGAAGAGATAGAGATCTTGATCACCACACACATGGCCGTTAGGAATTGATTTGTAAGGATACTCGACGCTCAATAGAGACACCCCATATCAACCTGTATTTATGgactgggggggggggggttattTCAGGAAACTTAGGTGAATTTAGGTTGCAGGcttaatattatgtcaaatctGATcccaaataaattgtataaccGTTGTTTGATTAAGTTTCAAAGCTACAATTTCAATGTTCTGTTAACAGTTTCACGGCTACAGTCCGCCTGCTCGTGGGTGGTCAGCTCAACGTGCACATGACGCCGCCGCGTGTGACggtaactttataattatataattttttgcgCTAGGAGATAGAGAGGTAACTTTGACATTGTATATCGAAAATGACAGTTCGCAAGAGATTTAATAAGTTATCTGACTATGGTAAAGCCAAAAAGGTAATCTGGGGAAAATTATAAGTGTCTAATTGTCACGGTTCATTGGATACAGGCGAACAGACGGACGGACGGGCAGCGGAGTATTAGGGTCGGTTTTACCGGAACCCTAAAAACCAACAGGACGCGACGACCGCACTGTCTCAATTCCAAAAGGTCGCATGGAGCATAACATTCTGATGTAGAGCGAGTTGTATACTATCTACCGTATACCGCAAGAGAACTctggttattatataaataaatttgataccgTCCTCCCGTCCACCAGGTGGTGATAATATCGGAGCAGCAGGCGCAGCTGCTGCTGAAGAGCGACACGCAGAGCGGGCGCGGCAAGCAGCCGGTGGAGTGCGGGGACATCCTCAACAACAGCGGCTGCATGGAGTACCAGCCCACCAGCCGCCAGCTCAGCGTCAGCTTCCGGTGAGCTCACACTTACTGTCCATTGACGGAAATATGTATGTTCTGGTACGTCATTGCATTCAAAGTACGATAAACAAACGCATGAAACATTCGTCCTGTCCCTCTTTAACTTTACGGTAACCAGTCTGCGAGAAAGAGATGAAGCGAATGTTATATCGAATCGTTTCACATTTGCCTCATCTCTCTCTCTCGCAAACCGTACAGTGTTAAGTTAAACAGAGACAGAGCGACATCAGAAATCGGTTGTCAACATCGTATTGAGTATTCTCATTCGTCAACAGGAACATGCAATTGAGGAAGATAAAACGCGCCGAGAAGAAAGGGACGGAGAGCGTTATGGACGAGAAACTCACTCTGCTGTTCCAGTCTGAGTTCAACGTCGGAGGGGGAGAATTGGTGTTCCAAGTGAGTTGCACGAGACTCATATTTAAGTTGAACAGGTTTCAAGGTCGTTGAGGCTCTTAATCCTCTCTTTAAGAGGGGGGCCTTGCTTTCATTATAACTTAGACAAGTTTCAAGGTCGTTGaggctttaattaataataataatttacctaaTCCTCTCTTTAAGTAGGGGTCTTCCTGTTATTATAAGTGCAACAAGTTTCAATATCGTTCAGCCGTTTTCCTATTCCTATTTATTAATCGAAGTCGGATTCGAAAAGGTTCCTACCAAAACACTAGATGTTTTTCTGGTACGTTCGTCCTTCAATAAATACGTTAAAGGTAGATCCTCattctacccgtgcgaagccaaaGCGAagttgatatataattaatgaaaatgttgTGAACATTGAGTAACAAGATGCCTGTGATGACGCGGTGGTGACGTGTGTGGCAGGTGTGGACGCTGTCGCTGCCGGTGGTGGTGATCGTGCACGGCAACCAGGAGCCGCACGGCTGGGCCACGGTCACGTGGGACAACGCCTTCAGCCCGCCCGGCCGGGTGCCCTTCGCGGTGCCCGATAAGGTAAGCCGACTGCCGACCTAGTGGTCGGGGGGGGGCTGCACGTAGATGATCAGTTAGGGTCTCATTTTGCAGAAAATTATAGATGATTCTTGATTAGATATTCACTGAATTGTTacgttttaaaaagtatttaattttagagagcggagtaaagttactggccgggtaTACAGTGGCGCTAtggctgtatataaaaaaaaacaaacgtaaaacatgcgaacagacgtcgtctttacaatcaaattaaaccaaaacctgtcataggtttctaAATTCCTAATAATCTTTTGAAGTAACGTGAAAATTCACGGGCGACCCACTTAGTTTAGATAATCATCACACGGAGATCTTGTACTGGTAATTTTATGTGTTTCCATTAGAGACTCGGGAGTAATTAGAAGAACTGTAAAAtgattaatcaattaataaatattaatgtcagagccgagatggcccagtggttagaacgcgtgcatcttaaccgatgatttcgggttcaaaacccaggcaggcaccactgaactttcatgtgctttatttgtgtttataattcatctcgtgctcggcggtgaaggaaaacaccgtgaggaaacctgcatgtgtctaatttcaacgaaattctgccacatgtgtattccgccaacccacattggagcagcgtggtggaatatgctcgaagGGAGGggaggtctttagcccagcagtgggaaatttacaggctgccaaTGATTATGatgaatgtaaatttaaaggatGTCGGCATTCTTCAAAGCGCACTGTCTATACCAGACTCAGATATGTCCAAAACGATTTaccattaaaagttaaaataagttgttattatgaggttattattattgttgctgGAGGTGGAAATGTTTTAAGGGAAAATTGGGACTGGCATATAGCTCTGTCGCTAAAAAATacccaaaaaataaaaataatgtttcgatTACAGGTGTCTTGGGGTCAACTGGCCGAGACTCTACGTATAAAGTTCTGCTCAGCGACCGGCGGTGATCTCTCCGAGGACAATTTACGATTCCTCGCCGAGAAGATATTcaggtaattaaatattattatttttttcctttaaaacgATTCGTAGCTAACGTTCGCGTGGCTGATTTGTTTTGGAATTTTCTGGAAACGTGTGTGGATTTCTTggcgatgttttcttttttattattttagcagGGAGTTTGGTGGATTAGACATCTTTTGTCCATTCCACGAGTTAATAGCtcgagaataaataaatatataaataaatgttggacaacatcacatacattactctgatcccaatgtaagtagctaaagctcttgtgttatggaagatcagaagtaacgacggtacaaacacccagacccaggacaacatagaaaactaatgaactttctcTAATActcatcgactcggtcgggaatcgaacccgggacctggCGTGTGGCGtccccatgaaaaccggtgtacacactactcgaccacggaggtcgtcaagatACTTGCACGTTATTGGTGCACGGCCGGAGATAAGCGAGACCTTGAAATTATTTGACCAATGACAGCACATCGATTGTCTTTGGGAGTTCGTTTCGTGGAATGGACTTATGTTATAGATGTGATCtcttaaagatataattttttttgataataagtGGATTGCAAGCTAAAAATTTGCCAGCTTTGGCATTTAAGGTGTGTGTATATGTTTATCTGAGTCATACATTGCCATAACAGCAATAATTTTAAGATGATGTTAACCTCTTTGCTTAATTAGTGTcaatgttttgtttcttttttaattaggagtgtattattattgtttttattttaaagacttATTAATGTACGAGTGTTACGTtacgtttgttttgtttacttttattcaattaatttgtaaatacgtCGAAGGTGTTTCGAAAATCTATAAGGACAGACTGTTCGTGTGATTTTACGGAtttggtttcctcacgatattttcaaaCGAACTATATCGTTTGTGTGGAATTGGCTTAATGATCATGTATAATGAGTTCTCTCCTTCCCTTAATCGAAAAATGTCCCAAGTAAACTGACCCCTAAATGATCCCCGCCCCCCCCCAATTgttatttccaaaataaatactacatatCTCAGGACCAGCCTGCCGCTGAACAGTATGGAGCTGAACAGCATGACCGTCAGCTGGACGCAGTTCTGCAAGGACGCTCTTCCGGAGCGGAACTTCACATTCTGGGAGTGGTTCTACATGGTCGTGAAGGTCACGAGGGACTATCTGCGGACGCTTTGGTGTGACAGGTGAGTTTTGAGTTATTGAGTATACTTATTAGGTTACACAGGGTTGTAGTTTACACGGATAGCtttctattccaaccacaagaggacaaaagccacataaacatttgaccttgaattgacgcaatgtcattggtcgagagcttgtttaatctatgatattcactatggatttgcgaaataatgacgtttataatctttatttccACTTCGATTGGAAGAGGCTTTATAGTCTTACTATAGTAACTTGTTTGAAAGCTACTTAGTCACAAGGGGCCTTAACTTCATGTCGGCCAGTAAAAAGTTACCAAGTAATTCTgtctcaattataaaattcaaaagagtcgttaaagagcgtttgtgtgctaaaggatattacaacactaatgactttttagttgactgcactccttgggaatgaaatgatcgcctccaggctgtttcaaataactaaaatataattattattgtacatgcaaaatggaaaaaaaaatatcccgccgagtttctttcgccggttcttctcaggtccgaggtgctaaattccgaaccggtggtagatttttgactatcaataagcaagtgtaaacacttctatattgaataaagatttttgacttttactTTGACTTTGTCTAGTAGTTCTAACGtaagatatgtatttttatatcaaatattttctccTATCACCAGACTGATAATGGGCTTCATCCAGAAGAAGCAAGCCGAGGAGATGCTGGCCAAGTGTCCTCCGGGAACTTTCCTGCTGAGGTTCTCCGACTCCGAGCTCGGTGGTATAACCATCGCTTGGGTTGGGGgtgagtatttaaaataatattgaaacataGTTACACAAAAAATTAGGTGGGGTGGGGGCAGTCTGAGTAAATAACCGGAGGTGTCAAGGGGCATCCGGTTTGAAGGAAGTCTCTTTCgcgttatattatgtattaaataaaataacatacaaaatgaaattaaaaatcaacgtttgagtataatttaataacaattgacatcattacattacattagcagcctgtaaatttcccactgctgggctaaggcctcctcaccctttgaggaggtttggagcatagcatgctgctccaatgcgggttgatggaatacacgtgtggcagaaattcgctgaaattagacaacaacaacttttatttttttaacaatttaataacaattacaaaattgttattaaaaattaaaacaataacaagaaataattttacgtaaaaCCGTATAgaatagaaagagatagagataaaaaagagagagaaagatcGCTTGGTCGTATAACgctttccttacgtgacgactTCTGCCAGTACACTACTGTACGCCGCGTTAGagaacttcgtttcaaaaatattaataaataagacaaaTTACTCAATAcaggattatatagatgataaaaaagcgtggagttaatgctcgttgacttccaggcgggagacataacatacatatataattgtatttaactaacatgactgtatttttagaagtCGAAAAAGAGCAACTGCtaagtttctcgccggttcttctcggtagaaaacTCAAATCAAGTGTTAGACATATAAATTAGCCTGTCCcgccttggagttcaagctccaaaatttcgtcaaatttggttcagtgaccatgaa comes from Vanessa atalanta chromosome 30, ilVanAtal1.2, whole genome shotgun sequence and encodes:
- the LOC125075269 gene encoding signal transducer and activator of transcription 5B isoform X3, which translates into the protein MSLWARAQQLPPESLQKVRAVYGEHFPIEVRHCLATWIENRIWTPEPEEQQRFFVEELVQEIHTHTELMLSPEMFVTKMKLIEAAKLFRMQYSHAPHELYTYMRRCLALEMEVIQSAMGTPYIAQPQTERKYSELITGLQTVRQKVNMASEEIRSLQANIESFSLQYHECLKNKGHINYLQQSGPMTNERRELEACLRVQIEEMERKLNALVAQINQSQMELVDHMKENITNLRQLQSQVLDEELIKWKREQQLSGNGVPMQSNLNTIQEWCELLADLIWSTRQQVSNVARINSKTIAELRQAHLAEMLDDMSKQVTSLLSTLVTSTFVIEKQPPQVMKTNTRFTATVRLLVGGQLNVHMTPPRVTVVIISEQQAQLLLKSDTQSGRGKQPVECGDILNNSGCMEYQPTSRQLSVSFRNMQLRKIKRAEKKGTESVMDEKLTLLFQSEFNVGGGELVFQVWTLSLPVVVIVHGNQEPHGWATVTWDNAFSPPGRVPFAVPDKVSWGQLAETLRIKFCSATGGDLSEDNLRFLAEKIFRTSLPLNSMELNSMTVSWTQFCKDALPERNFTFWEWFYMVVKVTRDYLRTLWCDRLIMGFIQKKQAEEMLAKCPPGTFLLRFSDSELGGITIAWVGEANEVFSLQPFTSRDLMLRSLADRILDLAQLQFLYPNVAKDDVFSKYYTKPENEMLKNGYVKPVLVTTLPPYMSASPAYAHSPDSHRNTPSVHSSCGTTILQL
- the LOC125075269 gene encoding signal transducer and activator of transcription 5B isoform X1 — encoded protein: MSLWARAQQLPPESLQKVRAVYGEHFPIEVRHCLATWIENRIWTPEPEEQQRFFVEELVQEIHTHTELMLSPEMFVTKMKLIEAAKLFRMQYSHAPHELYTYMRRCLALEMEVIQSAMGTPYIAQPQTERKYSELITGLQTVRQKVNMASEEIRSLQANIESFSLQYHECLKNKGHINYLQQSGPMTNERRELEACLRVQIEEMERKLNALVAQINQSQMELVDHMKENITNLRQLQSQVLDEELIKWKREQQLSGNGVPMQSNLNTIQEWCELLADLIWSTRQQVSNVARINSKTIAELRQAHLAEMLDDMSKQVTSLLSTLVTSTFVIEKQPPQVMKTNTRFTATVRLLVGGQLNVHMTPPRVTVVIISEQQAQLLLKSDTQSGRGKQPVECGDILNNSGCMEYQPTSRQLSVSFRNMQLRKIKRAEKKGTESVMDEKLTLLFQSEFNVGGGELVFQVWTLSLPVVVIVHGNQEPHGWATVTWDNAFSPPGRVPFAVPDKVSWGQLAETLRIKFCSATGGDLSEDNLRFLAEKIFRTSLPLNSMELNSMTVSWTQFCKDALPERNFTFWEWFYMVVKVTRDYLRTLWCDRLIMGFIQKKQAEEMLAKCPPGTFLLRFSDSELGGITIAWVGEANEVFSLQPFTSRDLMLRSLADRILDLAQLQFLYPNVAKDDVFSKYYTKPENEMLKNGYVKPVLVTTLPPYMSASPAYAHSPDSHRNTPSVHSSYFSAATPAQTESSFMDSDLFEQIRAFEPDGFEDFDFYGGNVAMK